A window of Excalfactoria chinensis isolate bCotChi1 chromosome Z, bCotChi1.hap2, whole genome shotgun sequence contains these coding sequences:
- the RPS6 gene encoding small ribosomal subunit protein eS6, giving the protein MKLNISFPATGCQKLIEVDDERKLRTFYEKRMATEVAADSLGEEWKGYVVRISGGNDKQGFPMKQGVLTHGRVRLLLSKGHSCYRPRRTGERKRKSVRGCIVDANLSVLNLVIVKKGEKDIPGLTDTTVPRRLGPKRASRIRKLFNLSKEDDVRQYVVRKPLNKEGKKPRTKAPKIQRLVTPRVLQHKRRRIALKKQRTQKNKEEAADYAKLLAKRMKEAKEKRQEQIAKRRRLSSLRASTSKSESSQK; this is encoded by the exons ATGAAG CTCAACATCTCTTTCCCAGCCACTGGCTGCCAGAAGCTTATTGAAGTGGATGATGAGCGTAAGCTGAGAACATTCTATGAGAAGCGAATGGCCACGGAGGTTGCAGCTGATTCTCTTGGTGAGGAGTGGAAG gGCTATGTTGTCCGGATCAGTGGTGGCAATGACAAACAAGGCTTCCCCATGAAGCAGGGTGTCCTTACTCATGGACGTGTCCGCCTTCTGCTCAGCAAGGGCCACTCCTGCTACCGCCCCAGGAGAACTGGAGAGAGGAAACGCAAATCTGTTCGGGGTTGCATTGTTGATGCCAACTTGAGCGTTCTGAACTTGGTCATTGTGAAAAAGG GTGAAAAGGATATTCCTGGGCTGACAGACACAACTGTGCCTCGCCGCCTTGGTCCCAAGAGAGCTAGCAGGATCCGCAAGCTGTTCAATCTCTCCAAGGAAGATGATGTTCGTCAGTATGTTGTGAGGAAACCTCTGAATAAAGAGG GCAAGAAACCCAGGACCAAGGCTCCTAAGATCCAGCGACTTGTGACTCCTCGAGTTCTGCAACACAAGCGCAGACGTATTGCCCTGAAGAAGCAGCGCACTCAGAAGAACAAGGAGGAGGCAGCGGATTATGCTAAGCTCTTGGCAAAGAGGATGAAG gaggCCAAGGAAAAACGACAGGAGCAGATTGCTAAGAGACGCCGGCTTTCTTCATTGAGAGCTTCTACATCTAAATCTGAGTCAAGTCAGAAGTAA